The following coding sequences lie in one Candidatus Paceibacterota bacterium genomic window:
- a CDS encoding lytic murein transglycosylase — MLKLLRRWKLRRRRKAKKLKRKRLLLKKRKRRRKDNSRDIPISQISMKIGLKIKVLILSGSRRTILLCGFLVFILSITLLVGRTSVLQAEAEESGSDAASVNLDEINESMDKVRQEIKDVQSKISNYTVEIKAQQKKARSLKTDMAIYENNIKKNELEVKETKLRIEEIELGIEDTKNKIVDSESRIIRNKEILKEYIKLLYVYDQDSIFETLLTRENISDFFNEFNSTEAMESKIYDTITALKKEKDDLGIKEGELEEEQLQHQELIGIKTKQNNNFEELKKQKAELLEVTKGQEKKFQQILEENKNILPSLKAKLHDLQIMGSKIKFSDAFAAAKYIGARIGVRPAFLLGILKVESDMGVNVGTGNWNDDMYQCYLRISKIAKTASRKKYYIKRAEDERNAYFEIVNKLGIEPDSVNVSKEPNYGCGGAMGPAQFIPTTWLAHEEEVSEISGHYPPNPWDLTDAMAAMATKLSKVSGVTTGSYDAEYEAAGQYLGGGSWRRKNLFFYPDRVMLYADLYSKELD, encoded by the coding sequence ATGTTGAAGCTGTTGAGAAGGTGGAAGCTAAGGAGAAGAAGGAAGGCGAAGAAGCTGAAGCGGAAGCGCCTGCTCCTGAAGAAAAGAAAAAGGAGAAGAAAGGATAATTCAAGAGATATACCCATATCCCAAATATCCATGAAAATAGGTTTAAAAATCAAAGTATTGATATTGTCAGGAAGCCGCAGAACTATTTTGTTGTGCGGTTTTCTTGTGTTTATTCTGTCTATAACGTTGCTTGTCGGAAGAACATCGGTCTTGCAGGCGGAAGCGGAAGAAAGCGGTTCGGATGCGGCATCGGTGAATTTGGATGAAATAAACGAATCTATGGACAAGGTTAGACAGGAGATCAAGGATGTTCAGTCAAAGATCAGCAATTATACCGTCGAGATCAAAGCGCAACAGAAAAAGGCAAGGTCGCTCAAAACGGATATGGCCATATACGAGAACAATATAAAAAAGAATGAGCTGGAGGTGAAGGAAACGAAACTAAGGATAGAAGAGATAGAGCTTGGGATCGAAGATACAAAAAACAAAATAGTGGACAGTGAGAGCAGGATAATCAGAAATAAGGAGATCCTGAAAGAGTATATAAAGCTTTTATATGTTTATGACCAGGATTCAATTTTTGAAACGCTTCTTACCAGAGAAAACATATCTGATTTTTTCAATGAATTCAATTCGACAGAGGCCATGGAAAGCAAGATATACGACACAATAACCGCCCTGAAGAAAGAAAAAGACGATCTGGGGATCAAAGAAGGGGAGCTGGAAGAAGAGCAATTGCAGCATCAGGAACTCATAGGCATAAAGACGAAACAGAATAATAATTTTGAAGAGTTGAAAAAACAGAAAGCGGAACTTCTCGAGGTCACAAAAGGACAGGAAAAGAAATTCCAGCAGATCCTGGAAGAGAACAAAAATATATTGCCTTCTCTGAAAGCAAAGCTGCATGATCTTCAGATCATGGGAAGTAAAATAAAGTTTTCCGATGCATTTGCGGCTGCAAAATATATCGGAGCCAGGATCGGTGTCCGCCCGGCGTTTCTGCTGGGAATACTCAAGGTTGAATCCGATATGGGTGTCAATGTCGGTACGGGGAACTGGAATGACGATATGTATCAGTGCTATTTGAGGATTTCGAAGATCGCGAAAACCGCGTCCCGAAAAAAATATTATATTAAAAGGGCGGAGGACGAAAGGAATGCATATTTCGAGATCGTAAACAAACTCGGCATAGAACCTGATTCCGTTAATGTTTCAAAGGAGCCTAACTACGGGTGCGGAGGCGCCATGGGTCCTGCTCAATTCATACCGACCACATGGCTGGCGCATGAAGAAGAGGTGAGCGAAATATCCGGACATTATCCGCCGAATCCATGGGACCTTACGGACGCAATGGCTGCAATGGCGACCAAGCTTTCAAAAGTATCGGGAGTTACGACCGGGAGCTATGATGCGGAATATGAAGCCGCCGGACAATATCTTGGCGGAGGAAGCTGGAGACGCAAGAATCTGTTCTTCTATCCGGACAGGGTTATGTTATATGCCGATCTGTATTCAAAGGAGCTGGATTAG
- a CDS encoding glycosyltransferase, producing the protein MKVGMFINYYIPSKGGMETSVINLCKGLVRAGHEPFVFAPKYPGYTDKEKNIFRYESFRFNYGGYYYVIPLPFMSHMEETVKKLNLDIIHSHQPYSLGDEAMKYARMLKIPLVFTYHIKYEDYSHYIPLLPSSIAKGLIRKITTGYSNKSDAVIAPSGAIKKLLLDGGVSSRIEIIPSGINIDEFAKGTGRREELRAKYKISPNDVALITACRITEEKNVKFLVEAFNKIKKTCVNAKFIIVGDGAVKKDLEAMVKDFGIENDVVFTGLVNKEEIISLYQASDIFVFASLTETQGLVAVEAMSAGIPAVAVRASGIEDMIISGEDGILTDNNVDEFSSSVIKVINDRDLRKRLSDQAKINSKKFTIELWTEKIVKLYDSLIKK; encoded by the coding sequence ATGAAAGTAGGAATGTTCATCAACTATTACATACCTTCCAAGGGCGGTATGGAAACGTCCGTAATAAATCTCTGCAAGGGTCTTGTTCGGGCCGGCCACGAACCGTTTGTCTTTGCTCCGAAATATCCCGGCTATACCGACAAGGAAAAGAACATATTCAGATATGAAAGTTTTCGTTTCAATTACGGCGGGTATTATTATGTTATTCCGCTGCCTTTCATGTCTCACATGGAAGAAACAGTAAAAAAACTGAATCTGGATATAATCCATTCCCATCAGCCTTATTCTCTCGGGGATGAGGCGATGAAATATGCAAGGATGCTCAAGATACCGCTTGTTTTTACTTATCATATCAAATATGAGGATTATTCCCATTATATTCCGCTTCTCCCAAGTTCTATCGCAAAAGGCTTGATAAGAAAGATCACGACCGGTTATAGCAATAAGAGCGATGCGGTCATAGCTCCGTCCGGCGCCATAAAAAAGTTACTGCTTGACGGTGGCGTATCCTCCAGAATAGAGATCATTCCGAGCGGGATAAATATCGACGAGTTTGCAAAAGGAACCGGCAGAAGGGAAGAGCTCCGCGCCAAATATAAGATCAGCCCGAATGACGTCGCCCTTATAACCGCATGCAGGATCACCGAGGAAAAGAATGTGAAATTCCTTGTCGAGGCTTTCAATAAGATAAAGAAGACCTGTGTGAATGCGAAATTCATCATAGTCGGGGACGGAGCGGTGAAAAAGGATCTGGAGGCGATGGTGAAGGATTTTGGAATAGAAAATGATGTGGTTTTTACGGGACTGGTGAATAAGGAGGAGATCATCAGCCTTTATCAGGCAAGCGATATATTCGTTTTTGCGTCGCTGACCGAGACGCAAGGGCTTGTCGCGGTTGAGGCGATGTCTGCCGGAATTCCTGCCGTTGCGGTCAGAGCAAGCGGGATCGAGGATATGATCATAAGTGGAGAAGACGGGATATTAACCGATAATAATGTCGATGAATTTTCATCTTCTGTGATAAAAGTCATAAATGACAGAGATCTGAGGAAGAGGCTATCGGATCAAGCCAAGATCAATTCCAAGAAGTTTACTATAGAATTGTGGACCGAAAAGATCGTAAAGTTATATGATAGTCTCATCAAGAAATAA
- a CDS encoding 50S ribosomal protein L25, producing the protein MENLTMSAEVRDLKDEKPSKTRNSGYIPGIVYGPKSKNVAIKIKEKDFRSTFRKAGESTLVDLKVGGKDVGKIVISDFQVDPLSGAIIHFDLYQVRMDQKITAKIPIKFVGESLAVKNEGGIIAKVHDKIEIKCLPGDLMHEIIVDLSKLEKLNDAIRVKDLGISDKIEVLTGIDNVVVTVMPPRSDKEMEELEGKVEENVEAVEKVEAKEKKEGEEAEAEAPAPEEKKKEKKG; encoded by the coding sequence ATGGAAAATTTAACAATGTCAGCGGAGGTAAGGGATCTCAAGGATGAGAAACCGAGCAAGACCAGGAATAGCGGATACATTCCCGGAATCGTTTATGGACCCAAGTCAAAGAATGTCGCTATTAAGATCAAAGAAAAAGATTTTAGAAGTACTTTTAGGAAAGCCGGAGAAAGCACGCTTGTCGACCTTAAGGTCGGAGGAAAGGACGTCGGAAAGATCGTCATCAGCGATTTCCAAGTGGACCCTCTTTCGGGCGCTATAATTCACTTTGATCTGTATCAGGTCAGGATGGATCAGAAGATCACGGCAAAAATACCGATCAAGTTTGTGGGTGAATCTCTTGCGGTGAAGAATGAGGGAGGAATAATCGCAAAGGTGCACGACAAGATCGAAATAAAGTGTCTTCCCGGAGATCTTATGCATGAGATCATAGTTGATCTCTCAAAGCTTGAAAAGCTGAATGATGCGATCAGGGTAAAGGATCTTGGAATTTCCGATAAGATCGAGGTTCTGACCGGTATCGATAATGTGGTTGTGACTGTGATGCCGCCAAGAAGCGACAAGGAAATGGAAGAACTTGAAGGAAAAGTTGAAGAGAATGTTGAAGCTGTTGAGAAGGTGGAAGCTAAGGAGAAGAAGGAAGGCGAAGAAGCTGAAGCGGAAGCGCCTGCTCCTGAAGAAAAGAAAAAGGAGAAGAAAGGATAA
- a CDS encoding toast rack family protein yields the protein MSDISMDIKFNVDRVSNGLYILFLGFIFLWMSLGFVKWNMVFQLLRLWPLLFIIVGIDLILRRTRLSFLRVLAPLVVMGVTFGLINVAQDGNIFQPRIIEKQKISRDNLSPEKTADLSLDFYSGKLQISDGGAELFSVDMSMPQGEEPNLVSKTFEKEDLYQIADSSVSNYIYSPWDGDHNWDFRLNKEAPIKLNLKTYTTINEIDLSKLSVADFNLESNFSSSRIIVAPKSGRMSINANSSYVTLEIPKKVGVKLKLEKMFIVDNFAELGLTQGFKEYTSMNYGESEKKVDIYLNLKLSQIEIRFY from the coding sequence ATGTCAGATATATCTATGGATATAAAGTTTAATGTAGACAGGGTATCCAACGGATTATATATCCTGTTTTTGGGTTTTATTTTCTTGTGGATGTCGTTGGGTTTTGTAAAATGGAATATGGTTTTTCAATTATTGAGGCTTTGGCCGCTGCTTTTTATTATTGTCGGAATTGACCTTATTTTAAGGAGAACCCGTCTTTCTTTTTTGCGAGTCTTGGCGCCGCTTGTCGTGATGGGGGTTACTTTCGGTCTGATAAATGTTGCGCAGGATGGGAACATCTTTCAGCCCAGAATAATTGAAAAACAGAAGATCAGCCGTGATAATTTATCGCCGGAAAAAACAGCAGATCTGAGCCTTGATTTCTATTCCGGAAAACTTCAAATAAGCGATGGAGGAGCTGAATTGTTCAGCGTTGATATGTCTATGCCGCAAGGAGAGGAGCCGAATTTGGTATCCAAGACCTTCGAAAAAGAAGATCTTTATCAGATAGCCGACAGCAGTGTCAGCAATTATATTTATAGTCCGTGGGATGGCGATCATAATTGGGATTTCAGATTGAATAAGGAAGCCCCTATCAAGCTGAATCTGAAAACCTATACCACTATAAACGAGATAGATCTTTCAAAACTATCGGTTGCAGATTTTAATCTTGAATCCAATTTCAGTTCAAGCAGAATAATAGTTGCGCCAAAGTCGGGCAGGATGAGCATTAATGCGAACAGTTCGTACGTAACCCTTGAGATACCGAAAAAAGTCGGCGTAAAATTGAAACTCGAGAAAATGTTCATAGTGGATAATTTTGCCGAGCTTGGGCTTACTCAGGGATTTAAAGAATACACAAGCATGAATTATGGCGAATCCGAAAAGAAAGTGGATATATATTTGAATCTGAAACTATCGCAGATCGAGATAAGATTTTATTAA
- a CDS encoding class I SAM-dependent methyltransferase: protein MKNSFEIAQDRETELTSEEKFNLAKKKHPDPRSFMDKIKHSIQEAAPVQDWLEKRAENMVKESGVNEVIEGYDAEEKIRIADIGGGTQHIEKEIIKNNPGKNVSTVGIDLKDYASGAISGSGEGKKINTVFGSGQELPIKEKSVDVATSFFTFQELSHEDQEKMLDEMIRIIKDDGKIIIVDEPPQGMTEEGIFARAKNILRNVNVSEYNVHSGEEWRDLFEKKGLKIVDKKEFREDGKEVDEKNPAQFFSYIVEKAEKKIEN, encoded by the coding sequence ATGAAAAATTCGTTTGAGATTGCGCAGGACCGGGAGACTGAACTGACAAGCGAGGAAAAGTTCAATTTGGCGAAGAAAAAACATCCGGATCCGAGGTCTTTTATGGACAAAATTAAGCACAGTATCCAGGAGGCCGCGCCGGTTCAGGATTGGCTCGAAAAAAGGGCGGAGAATATGGTAAAAGAATCCGGAGTAAATGAAGTGATCGAAGGATATGACGCTGAAGAAAAGATCAGAATTGCGGACATCGGAGGCGGGACGCAACATATTGAAAAAGAAATAATAAAAAATAATCCCGGCAAAAACGTAAGTACGGTTGGAATAGACCTTAAGGACTATGCTTCGGGAGCAATTTCTGGATCAGGGGAAGGAAAAAAAATAAATACAGTTTTTGGAAGCGGACAAGAATTGCCCATTAAAGAAAAGTCAGTTGATGTTGCAACATCTTTTTTCACTTTTCAGGAGCTGAGTCATGAGGATCAGGAGAAAATGCTGGATGAGATGATCAGGATAATTAAAGATGACGGCAAAATAATAATTGTAGATGAACCGCCACAGGGCATGACCGAAGAGGGAATTTTTGCCAGGGCAAAAAATATACTGAGGAATGTGAATGTTTCGGAATATAATGTGCATAGCGGCGAAGAATGGAGAGATCTTTTCGAAAAAAAAGGATTAAAGATAGTTGATAAGAAGGAATTCAGAGAGGATGGCAAGGAAGTGGATGAAAAGAATCCCGCTCAGTTTTTCTCGTATATAGTCGAGAAAGCCGAGAAGAAAATTGAGAATTAA
- a CDS encoding class I SAM-dependent methyltransferase, whose translation MIINNKYAYFFDDIKKCARISIELSANDRRYIPGIKYLEDHFLFDLPIYRNFRISRFLADNIPENSKVLDWGCGYGDASFMLRSLRPDLDIISYDVLSSPPWETLAGKENLNKIVDNNEDRLPFEAGCFDAIFGIGVLEHVKDQENSLKEIYRILKPGGLFYIFLYPNRFSYTERFQKTIGHPCHDKPLSMEELEKRVTDPGFTVEAKGYQLTLPIILSRFPFFVRYLYNLFGNAIMAMNDIFEKIPVLNKLSSNLMVICRKK comes from the coding sequence ATGATAATAAACAATAAATACGCATACTTTTTCGATGACATAAAGAAATGCGCGAGAATTTCCATCGAACTTTCCGCAAATGACCGAAGATATATTCCCGGGATAAAATATCTTGAAGATCATTTCCTGTTTGACCTTCCGATTTACCGGAATTTCCGGATATCAAGGTTCCTGGCGGATAATATCCCGGAAAACTCAAAAGTGCTTGACTGGGGATGCGGGTATGGGGATGCAAGTTTCATGCTGAGATCGCTCAGGCCGGATCTTGATATAATTTCCTACGACGTGCTATCTTCGCCGCCATGGGAAACCTTGGCTGGAAAAGAAAACCTCAACAAGATCGTTGACAACAATGAAGACAGGTTACCCTTTGAAGCGGGATGTTTTGATGCAATCTTCGGGATCGGCGTACTTGAACATGTCAAAGACCAGGAGAACTCCCTGAAAGAAATATATCGCATCCTGAAGCCGGGAGGCCTGTTCTATATATTTCTCTACCCCAACAGGTTTTCATATACGGAAAGATTCCAAAAAACCATCGGACATCCATGCCACGACAAGCCCCTCAGCATGGAAGAGCTGGAAAAAAGAGTGACGGATCCGGGATTTACCGTAGAAGCAAAAGGATATCAATTAACCCTTCCGATCATACTCAGCAGATTTCCCTTTTTCGTCAGATATCTTTATAATTTATTCGGAAATGCAATAATGGCCATGAATGACATATTTGAAAAAATACCCGTGCTGAACAAACTGAGCAGCAATCTGATGGTCATTTGCCGAAAAAAATAA
- a CDS encoding glycosyltransferase — protein sequence MPTLSIVIPTKNEEKFLPRLLESIKKQTFRDYEIIVSDNGSKDRTKEIAGSFGCKVVKGGLPGRARNMGAKVATGTVLLFLDSDTELKSADFLEKALEEFKKRKIDIGVPLMALQGVKLDKLYFDFWNKLTNLFQFSLTPFGGGWCIFIKKDLHRKIKGFDERITLGEDSDYVQRAVQYKLFKVKFRVIKSVKIDVSTRRLEKEGHLKVAIQSLGTGLHWVLLGKDRKNKFKYEFDIYDKEKK from the coding sequence ATGCCAACTTTATCAATCGTTATTCCTACGAAGAATGAAGAGAAATTTCTTCCAAGGCTTCTCGAAAGCATAAAAAAACAAACTTTCAGGGATTATGAGATTATTGTTTCGGATAATGGCTCAAAGGACAGAACCAAGGAAATAGCAGGCAGTTTTGGATGCAAGGTGGTCAAGGGGGGGCTTCCCGGAAGGGCAAGGAATATGGGCGCAAAAGTCGCAACCGGAACAGTGCTTCTTTTTTTGGATTCCGATACTGAGCTTAAGAGCGCTGATTTTTTGGAAAAGGCCTTGGAAGAATTTAAAAAAAGAAAAATAGACATCGGGGTTCCTCTTATGGCCCTTCAGGGAGTCAAACTTGATAAACTATATTTTGATTTTTGGAACAAACTGACAAATCTTTTCCAATTTTCCCTGACGCCTTTTGGCGGGGGGTGGTGTATATTCATAAAGAAAGACCTTCATAGAAAGATCAAGGGATTTGACGAGAGAATAACTCTGGGAGAGGATTCTGATTATGTGCAAAGGGCTGTTCAATATAAACTTTTCAAGGTTAAATTCAGGGTGATAAAAAGCGTTAAGATAGATGTTTCAACCCGCCGTCTGGAAAAAGAAGGACATTTGAAGGTTGCGATCCAGAGTCTCGGAACAGGTTTGCACTGGGTGCTTCTTGGAAAGGACAGAAAGAATAAGTTCAAATATGAATTCGATATCTACGATAAAGAAAAAAAGTAA
- a CDS encoding HAD-IC family P-type ATPase, with amino-acid sequence MRTENLFDLSIKEVLDALKTSRTGLSGEEVQKRLKKYGNNKLPDKKRFTYFSIAINQFKSPLVYILFIAAIISFFLNELNDAVVILFAVFLNTIVGFIQEAKAENGLARLKEMVEHRSHVIRNDIEMDINSMDIVPGDVVVLRGGDRIPADGRLIEVHELEVDESSLTGESIPVGKVVDIKDRKGNLENKDNMVYMGTSVASGRGQMIVSLTGIGTKFGQIAVLLKETKEEDTPLQVQLAKFSKSFGIMTFAIIVVILVIGLMAGIKFVEIFTVSVAVAVAAIPEGLLVALTVVLAIGMQRILKNGSLVRKLIAAETLGSTTVICTDKTGTITKGEMEVDHVITLSSVFLMAKAKNTTERIVEEEKHNLDHMIAIKIGMICNNAIVENQNEELENWKIHGDYTEKALLFSGLVVGYDFQEIKDVYRRIDEIPFNSERKLMATLNRSGENNYEVYVKGTPEEIIARSKHVLVEGKTRKISEEDLRFFKRNQNELSKKGLRVIAVAFKRAEAEIAEKFDEKNEEEIVNNLTFVGLIAIKDPIRPEARKTIEMARAAGLKVVMITGDNRATAKTIALELGMKVEDNNILDGYELDEMSTKDFNNIVSKIKVYARVSPHHKSRIVDALQNKGEVVAMTGDGVNDAPALKSADIGIALGSGTEVAKETADIVLLDNNFKTIITAIEQGRLIFDNLRKVTLYLVSDSFSEVVVIGGSLLISIAYKLDSHTLPLAAAQILWINLITDSFSNAALSVEPGEKEIMNEPPRKKNEPLLNFEMKVLIVIVSMTKGLIALGLFYYVIGATGNFQKASTIAFTILAVGSLFYAFSIRSLRRTIFQKDIFSNIYLVLATVVGFSLQLVAIYNEYFQRILKTVPLDMNDWSLIFFAIISVMFVVESVKYLFIIKEKK; translated from the coding sequence ATGAGAACAGAAAATCTTTTCGATCTTAGCATAAAAGAAGTTCTTGATGCCCTAAAAACGTCCCGAACCGGACTTAGCGGGGAAGAGGTGCAAAAAAGGCTTAAAAAGTATGGAAACAACAAGCTTCCCGACAAAAAAAGGTTCACATATTTCAGTATTGCCATAAATCAATTCAAGAGCCCTTTGGTCTATATATTATTCATCGCCGCCATCATTTCATTTTTTCTGAATGAGTTGAATGACGCCGTGGTCATACTTTTTGCCGTTTTTCTCAATACGATCGTGGGATTCATCCAGGAAGCGAAGGCGGAGAACGGACTGGCGAGATTGAAAGAGATGGTTGAACATCGGTCGCATGTTATAAGAAACGATATAGAGATGGATATCAATTCCATGGATATTGTTCCGGGCGATGTTGTTGTGCTAAGGGGGGGAGATAGGATCCCGGCGGATGGAAGGTTGATAGAGGTTCATGAGCTTGAGGTGGACGAATCCAGTTTGACGGGAGAATCCATTCCTGTGGGAAAAGTCGTCGATATAAAAGACCGGAAGGGAAATCTTGAAAATAAAGACAATATGGTCTACATGGGAACATCTGTTGCAAGCGGGAGGGGTCAAATGATTGTGAGTTTGACCGGCATCGGTACGAAATTTGGCCAAATAGCAGTTCTTCTGAAGGAAACCAAGGAGGAAGATACTCCTCTTCAGGTACAGCTGGCCAAATTCAGCAAATCGTTCGGAATAATGACCTTTGCCATCATAGTCGTTATTCTGGTCATAGGTCTTATGGCTGGCATTAAGTTTGTGGAGATATTCACTGTTTCGGTTGCAGTTGCCGTAGCTGCCATTCCGGAAGGGTTGTTGGTCGCGCTTACCGTAGTTCTTGCGATAGGAATGCAGAGGATATTGAAAAACGGATCTTTGGTGCGAAAACTGATCGCCGCCGAAACGCTTGGGAGCACGACCGTGATCTGCACCGACAAGACCGGAACGATAACCAAGGGAGAGATGGAGGTTGATCATGTCATAACATTGAGTTCGGTATTCTTAATGGCGAAGGCGAAAAATACCACAGAGAGAATAGTTGAAGAGGAAAAGCACAATCTGGATCATATGATAGCGATCAAGATCGGAATGATATGCAACAATGCCATTGTCGAAAATCAGAACGAAGAGCTGGAAAACTGGAAGATACATGGCGATTATACCGAAAAAGCCCTTCTTTTTTCCGGATTGGTCGTCGGTTATGACTTTCAGGAGATCAAAGATGTATACAGGAGAATAGATGAAATACCTTTCAACTCGGAAAGGAAGCTGATGGCAACATTAAACAGGAGCGGCGAAAATAATTATGAGGTGTATGTAAAGGGAACTCCCGAGGAGATAATAGCGAGATCAAAACATGTTTTAGTGGAAGGCAAGACCAGGAAGATCTCTGAGGAGGATCTCAGATTTTTCAAGAGAAATCAGAACGAATTGAGCAAGAAGGGTCTTAGGGTCATTGCGGTCGCATTCAAGCGCGCAGAAGCGGAAATTGCGGAAAAATTCGATGAAAAAAATGAGGAAGAGATCGTAAATAATCTTACGTTTGTCGGACTTATTGCGATCAAGGATCCGATCAGGCCGGAAGCCAGAAAAACGATAGAAATGGCCAGGGCGGCCGGATTGAAGGTTGTGATGATAACCGGCGACAACCGCGCTACGGCAAAGACGATCGCCTTGGAGCTGGGAATGAAGGTTGAAGACAATAATATCCTGGACGGCTATGAGCTTGATGAGATGAGCACGAAAGACTTCAATAATATTGTGAGCAAGATCAAGGTCTATGCGAGGGTTTCTCCTCATCACAAATCGAGGATCGTGGATGCGCTTCAGAATAAAGGAGAAGTGGTTGCGATGACCGGTGATGGTGTTAATGACGCTCCGGCTCTGAAGTCGGCTGACATCGGAATAGCCCTCGGAAGCGGAACGGAAGTTGCAAAGGAAACGGCTGATATCGTTCTTTTAGATAATAATTTCAAGACGATCATAACCGCGATCGAACAGGGAAGGCTAATCTTCGACAATCTGAGAAAAGTGACTCTTTATCTTGTCTCTGACAGTTTCAGCGAGGTTGTCGTTATCGGAGGAAGCCTGCTGATCAGCATTGCTTATAAGTTGGACAGCCACACCTTGCCTCTTGCGGCGGCACAGATCCTTTGGATAAATCTTATTACCGACAGTTTTTCCAATGCCGCTCTTTCTGTTGAACCGGGGGAAAAAGAGATAATGAACGAACCGCCAAGAAAAAAGAACGAACCGCTTTTGAATTTTGAAATGAAGGTACTGATAGTCATTGTTAGCATGACAAAAGGCCTAATCGCTCTGGGCTTGTTCTACTACGTGATCGGAGCAACGGGTAATTTCCAGAAAGCAAGCACGATCGCTTTTACTATCCTTGCGGTCGGTTCTCTTTTTTATGCTTTCTCGATCCGATCATTAAGGCGTACGATATTTCAGAAAGATATCTTTTCGAATATATATCTTGTTCTGGCGACGGTCGTAGGATTTTCTCTCCAGCTCGTTGCGATCTATAATGAATATTTCCAGAGGATCCTCAAAACGGTTCCGCTGGACATGAATGACTGGTCGCTGATATTCTTTGCCATAATTTCCGTAATGTTCGTAGTGGAGAGTGTCAAGTATTTATTTATAATAAAGGAGAAAAAATAA
- a CDS encoding UDP-N-acetylmuramoyl-L-alanyl-D-glutamate--2,6-diaminopimelate ligase — MLYRVKKVLRKLVPYGMILHFHKCRSVAAMVLNGFPARRMKVIAIAGTKGKTTTTNMIAKVMEAGGYKVAMLSTANFQIGKTKWLNNVKLTTPSPFYLHNFLKKASKEKCDYAIIEVSSHGLVQYRHYGIKYQTVVLTNMMSDHLDYHRTYENYKNSHDALITKDLKNLIINYDDEDLRSFLSDTKANRYVFSLKGYSEIPDANLVRASEIVFSKTGSGFTIIFNREDKRSVNIPLIGEFNIYNSLAAFCAGLAEGISPDNIKSGLESVKEVPGRLEKIAEGQNFDVIVDYAHSPDSLKSVYSAVKPYVRNRLIAVLGGTGDRDASYRAKAGKLADEYADVVIVTNEDPYSEDPEKIMDQVLSGIRNKKAGKDLFRIYDRSEAIERAIKMAAMGDMVIITGKGAEQFMVVGDKKIPWDDRVIARNALKADKI, encoded by the coding sequence ATGTTATATAGAGTTAAAAAAGTGTTAAGAAAATTAGTGCCCTATGGGATGATCCTGCATTTTCATAAATGCCGGTCGGTCGCGGCGATGGTTCTTAACGGTTTTCCGGCTCGGAGAATGAAGGTTATTGCAATTGCCGGTACAAAAGGAAAAACAACAACCACGAACATGATAGCCAAAGTGATGGAAGCGGGCGGATATAAAGTGGCGATGCTTTCCACGGCAAATTTCCAGATCGGAAAGACAAAATGGCTGAACAATGTCAAACTCACAACCCCATCTCCTTTCTATCTTCATAATTTCCTGAAGAAAGCTTCAAAGGAAAAATGCGATTATGCGATCATAGAGGTTTCCTCGCACGGCCTGGTGCAATATAGGCACTATGGGATAAAATATCAGACGGTCGTTCTTACGAATATGATGAGCGACCACCTCGATTATCACAGGACCTATGAGAATTATAAGAATTCTCATGATGCGCTGATAACGAAAGATTTGAAGAATCTTATCATAAACTATGACGACGAGGACCTCCGAAGCTTTTTGTCTGATACGAAAGCCAACAGATATGTCTTCAGCCTTAAGGGTTACAGTGAAATACCGGATGCGAATCTGGTCCGGGCGAGCGAGATAGTTTTTTCAAAGACCGGATCCGGCTTCACAATCATATTCAATCGAGAAGATAAAAGATCGGTCAATATTCCGCTTATCGGAGAGTTCAATATATATAATTCTCTTGCGGCATTTTGCGCCGGGCTCGCAGAAGGGATCTCTCCCGATAACATAAAATCCGGACTTGAGTCCGTAAAAGAGGTTCCCGGACGCCTTGAAAAGATCGCGGAAGGACAGAACTTCGATGTGATCGTGGATTATGCTCATTCTCCGGATTCGCTGAAAAGCGTTTATTCCGCAGTTAAGCCATACGTCAGAAACAGGCTTATTGCAGTTCTTGGCGGGACCGGCGACAGGGATGCATCGTATAGAGCAAAAGCTGGGAAGCTTGCCGATGAATATGCGGACGTTGTGATCGTTACCAACGAAGATCCGTACAGTGAAGATCCCGAGAAGATAATGGATCAGGTCCTGTCCGGCATAAGGAATAAGAAGGCGGGCAAAGATCTGTTCAGGATATATGATAGATCGGAAGCGATCGAAAGAGCGATAAAAATGGCGGCCATGGGAGATATGGTTATTATTACCGGCAAAGGAGCCGAGCAGTTCATGGTGGTCGGGGACAAGAAAATACCCTGGGATGACAGAGTTATCGCCAGAAATGCATTGAAAGCGGATAAAATATAA